aaattcctccttttttgATTCAAACTCGTTAACTTGGCTTTTAAGTTGCTTCTCTTTTAACTCGAGCTCCTCCACTCGGTCTTCAAGTTCCTTCTCTCTTGTTTTGATCTCCTCCATTAGGCTTTCAGAATGCTTATTTTTTGATTCCAGATCTTTCACTTGTTCTGAAAGTTGCTCCTCTTTTGATTCGAACTCCTTAATTTGGCCTTTAAGTTGATTCTCTTTTAACTCAAGCTCCTGCACTCGACCTTCAAATTCCTCCTCTTTTGATTTGAACTCCTTTAGTTGGCCTTTAAGTCGATTCTCTTTTAACTCAAGTTCATCCGCTCGACCTTCAAGTTGTTTCTCTTTTGAAACGAGCTCCTTTAATTGGCCTTCAAGTTGCTTCTTTTTTGAATCAATGTCCTTTTCTTGGCTCCCAAGATTTGATTCAATCTCCTTCACTCGGCATACAAATTCCTCTTCTTTTAAGTCAAACTCCTTCACTCGATCTTCAAGTCGCTTCTGTATTGACTCAAGCTCCTTACTCCTGCCTTCTTGTTGCTTCTTCATAGACTCAATGTCCTTCACAGCACAATGATAAGTCCTTGTCGAGATTACCTGAAGTAACTTCTTCCTTTCTGACTCTAGCTCTTTTTCTTGTTCATCAAATAACTTGTTTATTGCATCAAACTCTCCCTCTTTGGTCTCCATATCCTTAGTACATTGAgcaattttttgaaaaagaacctcaagtTCAACCTGTTTTGTCTTGAGCTCTAGCTCGCACTCTTTAACCAAGTCCTCCATCAAACTGTGCGATGTTTCCTTGGTCACAAAATCGCAGACACATTCTTCAATTTTCATCTGCAGTTTTTTGTAAATTTCATTAATTCTTCGAATACAGCCAACTTGGATTTTCTTATTATCAAGCTCTATGGTGCACTCCTCAACTTGTCTCTCCAGGGAGTGCAATCTCAGTTCCTCTGCTTGTCGCTTCCTTCGGCATTCCTCAAATGCTTTTTCTAGCAAATCAAGTTCTTTCACTATGAACTTCTTCATCATGGAAAGTGATTTATCAGCTGAAACGGACGACCTTTTCACTATCCATGAAATAggcatatcatcatcatcatcttcttcatcatcatgtAATGACACCTTTGATTTCTTAGCTGAACTGTGCGAGGAATTGTTGTTATCAATATCTAGTGTTCTCTTCTTAACAGGCAGCACAGTAGGAACCTGGAATGAACTTGCTGAAAAAAGGatatcatcatcaccaccaccaccagatcCTTCATAAGAAGCAAACTTCCTCACTTCTGAATCTTGCTTCAAAGTCTCTCCCCCATCATCTCCAAAATCAGAACCACATGACAAATTTAGGTCACCAGAAGCCTCACCAGCCATTATTCAACTATTGAATGTTTAGCCAATGGCGTGTACACCACATAAAAACCCTGGGAAGAAAAATACATTTCATTTTAGCGCGTGATTGTTTAGGCCTCGGAGCCAACGCCAACATGACTTCACCGCACAAACAACAAATAAGCTAGAATTTGAcacgttgagtttaacatgGATTAGATATGCACAATTTTGAC
This portion of the Lotus japonicus ecotype B-129 chromosome 3, LjGifu_v1.2 genome encodes:
- the LOC130746864 gene encoding uncharacterized protein LOC130746864 isoform X1; its protein translation is MAGEASGDLNLSCGSDFGDDGGETLKQDSEVRKFASYEGSGGGGDDDILFSASSFQVPTVLPVKKRTLDIDNNNSSHSSAKKSKVSLHDDEEDDDDDMPISWIVKRSSVSADKSLSMMKKFIVKELDLLEKAFEECRRKRQAEELRLHSLERQVEECTIELDNKKIQVGCIRRINEIYKKLQMKIEECVCDFVTKETSHSLMEDLVKECELELKTKQVELEVLFQKIAQCTKDMETKEGEFDAINKLFDEQEKELESERKKLLQVISTRTYHCAVKDIESMKKQQEGRSKELESIQKRLEDRVKEFDLKEEEFVCRVKEIESNLGSQEKDIDSKKKQLEGQLKELVSKEKQLEGRADELELKENRLKGQLKEFKSKEEEFEGRVQELELKENQLKGQIKEFESKEEQLSEQVKDLESKNKHSESLMEEIKTREKELEDRVEELELKEKQLKSQVNEFESKKEEFVEQVKDLESKKKHYESLVEEELKSKEKKLEGRLKEIESKEKQLEDQVKEFELKMEEFESQVKELKSDERREKQNEVSVKSIKEESELVTSYTDNQLSPTIDGRSLQMLPSEQTDEQPESIENNILAQLKATSDPSKVVLDIIQNPIVPPCMKGDNAVIIESSHILILEQLMRISPHVKPHVREEAMRLALDLKKACDLKANMRENSVNSLVVLCFLQLLSIYGLLSSFDEDEVLKLFDFAAHHKQTVELFQTLGFTDKVSDFVQSLIKKEQYFEAVRFICAFKLEDKNQPVDLLRKYAQNAKLISGRICKNTMSLEIKDDARDQEIASLKSVQQCISDNNLESEDLINEIQHRINELSWEKGIGVYNLRKRKASNGH
- the LOC130746864 gene encoding uncharacterized protein LOC130746864 isoform X2; the encoded protein is MAGEASGDLNLSCGSDFGDDGGETLKQDSEVRKFASYEGSGGGGDDDILFSASSFQVPTVLPVKKRTLDIDNNNSSHSSAKKSKVSLHDDEEDDDDDMPISWIVKRSSVSADKSLSMMKKFIVKELDLLEKAFEECRRKRQAEELRLHSLERQVEECTIELDNKKIQVGCIRRINEIYKKLQMKIEECVCDFVTKETSHSLMEDLVKECELELKTKQVELEVLFQKIAQCTKDMETKEGEFDAINKLFDEQEKELESERKKLLQVISTRTYHCAVKDIESMKKQQEGRSKELESIQKRLEDRVKEFDLKEEEFVCRVKEIESNLGSQEKDIDSKKKQLEGQLKELVSKEKQLEGRADELELKENRLKGQLKEFKSKEEEFEGRVQELELKENQLKGQIKEFESKEEQLSEQVKDLESKNKHSESLMEEIKTREKELEDRVEELELKEKQLKSQVNEFESKKEEFVEQVKDLESKKKHYESLVEEELKSKEKKLEGRLKEIESKEKQLEDQVKEFELKMEEFESQVKELKSDERREKQNEVSVKSIKEESELDNQLSPTIDGRSLQMLPSEQTDEQPESIENNILAQLKATSDPSKVVLDIIQNPIVPPCMKGDNAVIIESSHILILEQLMRISPHVKPHVREEAMRLALDLKKACDLKANMRENSVNSLVVLCFLQLLSIYGLLSSFDEDEVLKLFDFAAHHKQTVELFQTLGFTDKVSDFVQSLIKKEQYFEAVRFICAFKLEDKNQPVDLLRKYAQNAKLISGRICKNTMSLEIKDDARDQEIASLKSVQQCISDNNLESEDLINEIQHRINELSWEKGIGVYNLRKRKASNGH